The sequence AGGTTTATAGCCAACGGTGGGAAAACTGAAGGTTTGAAGATTTGAGGCTCAACGGATGAAAGGTAATGGGAAACTGCATTGTGGCCAAATGAAGATTGAGAGATTTAAGCATTGTGTCTTAATCTACTCAATTTTGTTACCTACAGTGTCAGCATCCCTTGTGAGTGTAAGACCATGATCTTGATAGCAATGGAAGTACGATGCCCATACAGAATAGGAATCCTCTCACTGTGCAGTTGCATGATGACCAGTGGCAATTATAGCCTGTCCATACCATGATATAACAAGCTGAACTGTTGTATGAAGGGGAAAAATCAGTGTAAAATATTTGCCACTCAAAACACACAGCACAATggatttatttctttacaaaGAACATACCATCGATTCTTTGTTGAAGTATCCTTTGAAAGACAAAATGTAGGGAACAGAACAAACGTGTAAACCATTCACTTCCGTACTCACATAGCAATTAACGATGACAAATTTTCCAAATAGTTGAGTTTCAACCGCTAGATGTCTCTTAGTTATAAGTAAAATTCCTAtcaaattttaagcccgacaaaaaaaaataagcccgactaaggcaatccgttttacccataataaaaataagaaatgttgtcctttttttctattttactgctatcgccatctaccggtcacatttctagttataGAATGGGCTTATATGCTCgggcttaaaatattttagattactccaaaactataaaatctacgtaaaaacaaattccatatTCGTTTTTCATGGTTAATCCTGAATCAAAATCaactatagttatctagatttaatgctattatttttttaataggaaaaaaatattaagccCGGCAATATaagcgcgggcttattttttaacccaacttttaccattttttacgttttattcaaaagctatgagttccacgagaaaacaacactcacattcgtgatgcccgttcaattctgcatcgtaacatgtatttaaagcgaaatctaaaattttgcaaaaattgaaaagtaagaaggctatattgccttctcacttttccaatttcttaaaatcctagatttcattaaaaatacattattccgattcaaaattaatcgctgatcacgaaaatggggtatatttttatacgaggcatttaatttttgaattaaccataaaaaacacaaagtagggcttatttagtcgggcttaaaatttttttcggtcggTGTATGCAGAGAATCAACTAGAAATATTACCGGTAGATGGCGTTAGCagtaaagaggaaaaaagtccaatgttttttatttttatcatgggtaaaacggattgccatagatcaacaccaaaaaggaaaacacttAATTGGAAATAGCACACCATTTGATTTGATGGAAACTCTACGAGCACAAAATAGTTTGATTTCTGACACTACGGCTGATGAACTTGcgtcgccatctagcggaaattcaatttcgtcACATTTgcaaataagcccgacaaaaataaCTAACCCCGACTTttcgtattttaaaaattaatgtttgaaaCCTAGATATTGCCATAACAATACATGATTTGAATTCGCAATTCAACGCTGATGTCGaaacttcagtttgtttttacctgaaaGTTATAGTTTaagagttattcaaattcgacGTGGTTGTTATAAAACCCCTTTAAGTAGAAGTAAAAACCACAATTaataatcaaaaacaaaacgctgtTTAGAGAATGGAAGCTACActtatgatcaaaatgcttaaaatgcttggaatattaatgttcattttttactttttgcaaagttgaaaaaaaaaaaaattaccggaagtgaccaGAAATAgtctatatctccagaaatactgagcccacaacaaaacgaatatgattgtcgtgatcctcatgaaatttagggtgtgtctgacctattttatccgtttttggtgaaaagtccaatttggccaaaatcgcgatttttcctgaactatagttcagggaaatttgcgatttttgacgattttcgggtattttctactgacacatggattcgaccccaaatttcacgaggattacgaaaatgtcggtctttttttgttcagaacaacagatagtgagttattaagcatttaaaaaccggatcttaaaccggaagttgaaatttcggaaatttaaaaaatgaacattgtTTTCCTTTATAGGGTACAAAGGATATGCatagtttcaaacgtaaactatAGAGAATTCACATAATATgacctttcaaagttcttaaagttcagttttcagatGCGGCCTACATACCACTTCAAAGGACTACCGCGCACATAACAATTGAAGCTaatgtttcaaaaccatcACCCTTATTTGGCAGCCATCCGAACTAAGGTGATAGTGGAACAGATCTGGTTATCACCAGAAGAAAGTAAATTGGAGATCCAATTCTTGCAGATATTTTGATGGCAAATTGCACATcttgtaataatattttacTCATAATCAGTGATTTAGGTTCGACATGGCAGATCAGGTTTGCCACACCAATACATGATTCGAACTCGCTATTCAACAGGCGATGCCGAAAATTCAGTTTTGGTTTACCTGGAagttatagttttggagtTATCCAAATTCGAAGTGGTTGTTATAACACAATCCTTTGGGTAGAGGTAAAAAccacaattaaaaaacaaaaacaaaacactgttGTGATGATGGAACCTCAAATACACCTTCCTAACGCAACAACGTGTTTAACAATAAACATCACGAGAAAAAGACACAAAAATAGTTCGATTTCTGACACTAGGGCTGATGAACTTGCATCGCCATCTAGAGAAAATATAATTTCGTCAAATCTTCAAATAAGCCAGactttcctattttttatttcttaatgTTTAAAACCTAGATGGTGCCACACAATTTCCATGATTTGAACTGACAATTCAACACCGACGTGTTAGAAACCTGTCGGTCTCATCTTGCAGGAAATGTAATGTCCCGGCCAATTTCCGGTACGCTGCTGTCATTTATCCATCTTCCCATTCATTAACGTGTATTGAAAACTTTCATAATAAACAAAGGAATGACACGTGAAATAAATTCTTACAGTTACGAATGTTTAATATCACAAGAGGCATATTGACCATTTCTGGacagatttattcaaattccatttttatttcaatcgtTGAGTCACGTTTGCCAATGCCACAGCAAAAGCCTGGACAGCTGAGAAAGGATACTGAAAATCTAACGTGTAGGCATTCCCATCGATTCTGCCAAACTGCATAACCTGTCAATCATACCAATTAGAACATCATCAATGCACCTTCGTATAAAACCTTAGCTGATATTAAACTACCTGTTTTCCTTTGAATTCGATTTGGAAATTTTTTGCCGACTCTTGAGTCACCCTGCCGCCGAAATCCAGTTGATAAACTTGACTGTGTTCGTTCCACAGTGGAGCTTTATTATTTAATACAAACTCACATCTTCGTCTTGTCTGAGCTGGTGGCTCGCGTTCTTCACCATTACTTGCTGAATTCTTTTCAGCTATCCATGTCTGTCGTAGCTAAGAGATTTAATTACAATCTACGTCGATGGAAAAATAACTGAAGAACACCATTACCTTATTAAGTAGCTGGGCCTTTTGGAAACTCTCTAGATCGTGGAAATTGTGGACTGTAGTCGCCTGAGCGTCGTCGATATCATCGTCTGAGCTGTCCATAGCCGTTGCAGTGGCAGCAGCAGGAGCAAAACGACTTTTTCCCAGCCGTCTGGCCAGCAACGGAGAATTGAGCAATTGCCTATTGTTCAGATATTATTCAGTTATTGATTAAAGATTGAATCAAAAAGCATTTAAGGTGAATTTACCGTATAGGAGATTGGTGGCggcgttcattttttactgtaGCCGACGAATTATTCCGGCGACGTCCTATGGCTGGACTAGAATTAGGTGTGTTGGGTTCAGATCGGCCAGCAGTCGATTTCCCTGCCGACGATGAGCATTTACGACCAAACAATGGACTGAGTCGGGCCAAAGCGAAACGCTTTTCCTTATTAACTTTACTATGACCTTCGCCATCGGACACATGTTGGGCCTGCAAAACTTGGCTGCCAACTCTCGAACGAAACGAGTTTGTGCTCGTTTTTTTGTCCGTCGTCGTTGCTTTTGTAACTAATGGTTGAGTAATTTGGACGGCCCAAGAGCTACGAATGTCCGGTAATCCCGAACAACGGCTCCGATTACTACCAACAACAGGACTAGAGTCCAGTGAGCGACTCTTTCTTCGTCtactataaggccaattgcTATTGTTGCTGATTGCAGACGCTATTGCGAGATGCCCAACGCTCTGACTACGCCATCTAACGGCCGGTGTAGACAATATGATCCGCGAGTCAGAGTTCCACTCGATCCGTAACATTTCGTCGAGTGTCGTCTGAGGTTGATGTTGAACCGTCCGTCGATGATGAGTCGGTGAAGGTGGGGGTTCCATCCGGCTCATTCCGGCTTTCCGTCTCAATCGTAAATTAGGTGTCGTCAGTGGAACTATGGGCGGATGTTGACGGTTCGATGATTCTCTATTGCCTTTCGAATTATCTTCTTCGTCCGACGGGCAGATTGAAATGGGTgccccttcttcttctacttcagtTCCAGGTGAAGAATCACGTAAATCGACCACGCCCAGCGTCATTTGACGCGGTTGAAGGTGTAACAATGACGTCTTGTACGTAATCTGACCAAGATGCGTCGGCAGAGATGGCGTTAATCCAGTGATTTTGAATCGAGTTCCCCAAATGTTTGAAGCCACTACAGCCAGCGTTGAATtctacaatttaaaaattgaaataaacttgactttcattttcaaaaatttttttcaagttcaaACCTCTCCATTAGTTTTACAGTCGTTATTATCCCCAGGATTAGCATGTTGGTTGTTGAGTTTCCTCCCTCCAAATTTCCGCTGAAGTCTTGGGGTCGATACGCAACTATCGTCCGTTTCGGAATCTGAATCAGCCGAGTGCTGTCCAGCAGCCGGACGATTTCGCCTGAATTTACGTCTAAGACCAGGACTAAGCAATTGCTGGAATTTGCTGGCCGATGTAGGTGGAGGAGCTAAAAGCAATTCGGAGCTCTTGTTCAACAAAGGCTGACTTTTACTCATATCGTTGCTGGAGAACTTTCGCGGATCGTAAATAACAAACTCTGGTCTTATTCTCGACGTTGGTTTACCCTAAAGATATCGAAaataatcgttttttaaaatggcgACAGCAACGGTGACAATAAGTAAAGAGTGGAGGAGAGAAATGTAATTGAAAAGGAAACCTTGAGAAGAGGAATGAGTCCACCGAGGAATTCGAGATAGAGGGTGAAGCCAACACCTCCACCGCTGCTGGTTGGTGCATCAGGATCGATCGGATCGATCAGTCCGTCCACTCCATGCCAGCCGGCAGAGTCTTCTTCATCGCGTCGTATCATAGTGCAGTAGAGCCGTGTATTACCCGGTGGCGGTTTGCAGACATAATCTCGAATTCGTCGCTCTTCCGGAACATGACACtttgaaataattaaataaatgcatttagtatttttttcttgtcatttaaaaaataaaatgatttcctacatGGACGGTGCTGGAAAAGAGGGAAACGATCAAGTTACGGATGAGCCTGGGTATTCGGTCAGTGAATATGGGGTCGTCAAGTTGGTCCGGTCCGGTTAAACATCGTCTGAGCTTGAGACGCGCTAAATGCTGCAAGGAGGCGATCCTTCGAGGTGAAACCCATGCAACATGAACTGTGCATCCCGTTGCCACAAACAGACGTCGATCGTTATGTCCCCACGTAAAACTTGTAATTGGAGCCTTTGTTACATTAcatgaacaaaacaaagaaaagctTATTTAAAGACAACAGCCAACGTCTCGTTTTCTTAGTGATTAAGAACGACGAGATC comes from Daphnia carinata strain CSIRO-1 chromosome 2, CSIRO_AGI_Dcar_HiC_V3, whole genome shotgun sequence and encodes:
- the LOC130686077 gene encoding tubby-related protein 4-like isoform X1; this translates as MHLHFEEPSSQLRCDSVINSLSWMGRVPDEQPEGHGWKLNRTSYYQEGWLAAGNNRSVVGVTFTSTLPHRNVSNSTGDGNEISGSLPPTPPHLPLPPRTNYNLRGHRAQISLVRWNEPYQKLATCDVSGIIFVWIRYEGRWSIELINDRNTPVTHFSWSHDGRMAVIAYQDGFVLVGSVAGQRYWSTVLNQESIITTGTWTPDDQQVYLGTSSGSIVVLDVHNGAVVAQIQMSEPTSISPGSISSSSTNHTSPANGIRQLAWNCPRFKMEEPTSSTLSTNAPRQTTSADGHLLSSMPNGVEDQHHVLAVLTVGGRLSLIKGFDDIHPCSAVDDDDEADGYSGSGNVPCWNKGPLSSPMMEWNNDGELLCLGGHHHVQSSSAGLHHYANVLQFYNSRGVLRFRIAVPYTQAPITSFTWGHNDRRLFVATGCTVHVAWVSPRRIASLQHLARLKLRRCLTGPDQLDDPIFTDRIPRLIRNLIVSLFSSTVHCHVPEERRIRDYVCKPPPGNTRLYCTMIRRDEEDSAGWHGVDGLIDPIDPDAPTSSGGGVGFTLYLEFLGGLIPLLKGKPTSRIRPEFVIYDPRKFSSNDMSKSQPLLNKSSELLLAPPPTSASKFQQLLSPGLRRKFRRNRPAAGQHSADSDSETDDSCVSTPRLQRKFGGRKLNNQHANPGDNNDCKTNGENSTLAVVASNIWGTRFKITGLTPSLPTHLGQITYKTSLLHLQPRQMTLGVVDLRDSSPGTEVEEEGAPISICPSDEEDNSKGNRESSNRQHPPIVPLTTPNLRLRRKAGMSRMEPPPSPTHHRRTVQHQPQTTLDEMLRIEWNSDSRIILSTPAVRWRSQSVGHLAIASAISNNSNWPYSRRRKSRSLDSSPVVGSNRSRCSGLPDIRSSWAVQITQPLVTKATTTDKKTSTNSFRSRVGSQVLQAQHVSDGEGHSKVNKEKRFALARLSPLFGRKCSSSAGKSTAGRSEPNTPNSSPAIGRRRNNSSATVKNERRHQSPIRQLLNSPLLARRLGKSRFAPAAATATAMDSSDDDIDDAQATTVHNFHDLESFQKAQLLNKLRQTWIAEKNSASNGEEREPPAQTRRRCEFVLNNKAPLWNEHSQVYQLDFGGRVTQESAKNFQIEFKGKQVMQFGRIDGNAYTLDFQYPFSAVQAFAVALANVTQRLK
- the LOC130686077 gene encoding tubby-related protein 4-like isoform X2; amino-acid sequence: MHLHFEEPSSQLRCDSVINSLSWMGRVPDEQPEGHGWKLNRTSYYQEGWLAAGNNRSVVGVTFTSTLPHRNVSNSTGDGNEISGSLPPTPPHLPLPPRTNYNLRGHRAQISLVRWNEPYQKLATCDVSGIIFVWIRYEGRWSIELINDRNTPVTHFSWSHDGRMAVIAYQDGFVLVGSVAGQRYWSTVLNQESIITTGTWTPDDQQVYLGTSSGSIVVLDVHNGAVVAQIQMSEPTSISPGSISSSSTNHTSPANGIRQLAWNCPRFKMEEPTSSTLSTNAPRQTTSADGHLLSSMPNVEDQHHVLAVLTVGGRLSLIKGFDDIHPCSAVDDDDEADGYSGSGNVPCWNKGPLSSPMMEWNNDGELLCLGGHHHVQSSSAGLHHYANVLQFYNSRGVLRFRIAVPYTQAPITSFTWGHNDRRLFVATGCTVHVAWVSPRRIASLQHLARLKLRRCLTGPDQLDDPIFTDRIPRLIRNLIVSLFSSTVHCHVPEERRIRDYVCKPPPGNTRLYCTMIRRDEEDSAGWHGVDGLIDPIDPDAPTSSGGGVGFTLYLEFLGGLIPLLKGKPTSRIRPEFVIYDPRKFSSNDMSKSQPLLNKSSELLLAPPPTSASKFQQLLSPGLRRKFRRNRPAAGQHSADSDSETDDSCVSTPRLQRKFGGRKLNNQHANPGDNNDCKTNGENSTLAVVASNIWGTRFKITGLTPSLPTHLGQITYKTSLLHLQPRQMTLGVVDLRDSSPGTEVEEEGAPISICPSDEEDNSKGNRESSNRQHPPIVPLTTPNLRLRRKAGMSRMEPPPSPTHHRRTVQHQPQTTLDEMLRIEWNSDSRIILSTPAVRWRSQSVGHLAIASAISNNSNWPYSRRRKSRSLDSSPVVGSNRSRCSGLPDIRSSWAVQITQPLVTKATTTDKKTSTNSFRSRVGSQVLQAQHVSDGEGHSKVNKEKRFALARLSPLFGRKCSSSAGKSTAGRSEPNTPNSSPAIGRRRNNSSATVKNERRHQSPIRQLLNSPLLARRLGKSRFAPAAATATAMDSSDDDIDDAQATTVHNFHDLESFQKAQLLNKLRQTWIAEKNSASNGEEREPPAQTRRRCEFVLNNKAPLWNEHSQVYQLDFGGRVTQESAKNFQIEFKGKQVMQFGRIDGNAYTLDFQYPFSAVQAFAVALANVTQRLK
- the LOC130686077 gene encoding tubby-related protein 4-like isoform X3, producing the protein MHLHFEEPSSQLRCDSVINSLSWMGRVPDEQPEGHGWKLNRTSYYQEGWLAAGNNRSVVGVTFTSTLPHRNVSNSTGDGNEISGSLPPTPPHLPLPPRTNYNLRGHRAQISLVRWNEPYQKLATCDVSGIIFVWIRYEGRWSIELINDRNTPVTHFSWSHDGRMAVIAYQDGFVLVGSVAGQRYWSTVLNQESIITTGTWTPDDQQVYLGTSSGSIVVLDVHNGAVVAQIQMSEPTSISPGSISSSSTNHTSPANGIRQLAWNCPRFKMEEPTSSTLSTNAPRQTTSADGHLLSSMPNGVEDQHHVLAVLTVGGRLSLIKGFDDIHPCSAVDDDDEADGYSGSGNVPCWNKGPLSSPMMEWNNDGELLCLGGHHHVQSSSAGLHHYANVLQFYNSRGVLRFRIAVPYTQAPITSFTWGHNDRRLFVATGCTVHVAWVSPRRIASLQHLARLKLRRCLTGPDQLDDPIFTDRIPRLIRNLIVSLFSSTVHCHVPEERRIRDYVCKPPPGNTRLYCTMIRRDEEDSAGWHGVDGLIDPIDPDAPTSSGGGVGFTLYLEFLGGLIPLLKGKPTSRIRPEFVIYDPRKFSSNDMSKSQPLLNKSSELLLAPPPTSASKFQQLLSPGLRRKFRRNRPAAGQHSADSDSETDDSCVSTPRLQRKFGGRKLNNQHANPGDNNDCKTNGENSTLAVVASNIWGTRFKITGLTPSLPTHLGQITYKTSLLHLQPRQMTLGVVDLRDSSPGTEVEEEGAPISICPSDEEDNSKGNRESSNRQHPPIVPLTTPNLRLRRKAGMSRMEPPPSPTHHRRTVQHQPQTTLDEMLRIEWNSDSRIILSTPAVRWRSQSVGHLAIASAISNNSNWPYSRRRKSRSLDSSPVVGSNRSRCSGLPDIRSSWAVQITQPLVTKATTTDKKTSTNSFRSRVGSQVLQAQHVSDGEGHSKVNKEKRFALARLSPLFGRKCSSSAGKSTAGRSEPNTPNSSPAIGRRRNNSSATVKNERRHQSPIRQLLNSPLLARRLGKSRFAPAAATATAMDSSDDDIDDAQATTVHNFHDLESFQKAQLLNKTWIAEKNSASNGEEREPPAQTRRRCEFVLNNKAPLWNEHSQVYQLDFGGRVTQESAKNFQIEFKGKQVMQFGRIDGNAYTLDFQYPFSAVQAFAVALANVTQRLK